A single region of the Streptomyces sp. AM 4-1-1 genome encodes:
- a CDS encoding helix-turn-helix transcriptional regulator, which translates to MGQTIRSRRLGSDLRQLRRRANLTAEAVGDELGFSQSKMSRMEKGEVRVSRTDLKALLALYGVTDEKQVAAFLEAAKDARTRGWWIAYEDALPREYRDFIALEGTAAGIRTFEGMIVPGLMQTPDYTRHIITAGPAVLPPGHVDSLIKVRMERQSILEGEHPPKLWAIVTEGALRQVVGGHTVMLDQLHHLTRLTERSNLTLQVLPFEAGAHAGVQSPFVLFDFPADPSIACVANLTGTLFMDQPGQLDAFSDAFDNLRASALSPADSLTRITDIMTAMRRDQDQRKQS; encoded by the coding sequence ATGGGCCAGACGATCAGGAGCCGACGCCTGGGGTCGGACCTGCGACAACTGCGCCGCAGGGCCAACCTGACGGCCGAGGCGGTGGGGGACGAACTCGGTTTCTCCCAGTCCAAGATGAGCCGCATGGAAAAGGGGGAGGTACGTGTCTCGCGTACCGATCTCAAGGCGCTCCTGGCCCTGTACGGCGTCACCGACGAGAAGCAGGTCGCCGCGTTCCTCGAAGCCGCGAAGGACGCCAGGACCCGGGGCTGGTGGATCGCCTACGAGGACGCGTTGCCGCGCGAGTACCGGGACTTCATCGCACTGGAGGGCACGGCGGCGGGCATCCGCACCTTCGAGGGCATGATCGTGCCCGGTCTGATGCAGACGCCCGACTACACCCGGCACATCATCACGGCCGGGCCCGCGGTGCTGCCGCCCGGCCATGTGGACTCGCTGATCAAGGTGCGGATGGAGCGCCAGTCCATCCTGGAGGGCGAACACCCGCCGAAGCTCTGGGCCATCGTGACGGAGGGCGCGCTGCGCCAGGTCGTCGGCGGGCACACGGTCATGCTCGACCAACTGCACCATCTGACCCGGCTGACCGAGCGCAGCAACCTCACCCTGCAGGTCCTGCCGTTCGAGGCGGGCGCGCACGCCGGCGTCCAAAGCCCGTTCGTGCTCTTCGACTTCCCGGCTGATCCCAGCATCGCCTGTGTGGCCAATCTGACCGGGACGCTGTTCATGGACCAGCCCGGACAGCTCGACGCGTTCTCCGACGCGTTCGACAACCTCCGGGCGAGCGCGTTGAGCCCTGCGGATTCCCTGACGCGCATCACCGACATCATGACGGCGATGCGCCGCGACCAAGACCAGAGGAAGCAATCATGA
- a CDS encoding DUF397 domain-containing protein, giving the protein MTTPVIVGPFVKSTASGQQDNCVEVAPLSNGGRAVRDSKDQGGGARLFFTPDGWAAFTHGVKHGDFTA; this is encoded by the coding sequence ATGACCACCCCTGTCATCGTCGGCCCGTTCGTCAAGTCCACCGCCAGCGGACAGCAGGACAACTGCGTCGAAGTAGCCCCGCTCTCCAACGGCGGCAGGGCGGTCCGCGACAGCAAGGACCAGGGCGGCGGCGCCCGTCTCTTCTTCACCCCCGACGGTTGGGCCGCCTTCACGCACGGCGTGAAGCACGGCGACTTCACCGCCTGA
- a CDS encoding GNAT family protein has product MTDESHPLAPGVRLRPAAPGDARSMAGALTRSRAHMRPWEPVRPEAYYTEQGQRDRLAGLLAERAAGRGMPWVLADDEDLVVGGFTLSNITFGAFHSATLGYWVDVDHAGRGLATAAVRRICETARDGLGLHRLEAGTVLTNTASQRVLAKTGFEEIGTARSYLHIAGEWADHRLFQRILHDAPLTG; this is encoded by the coding sequence ATGACCGACGAATCACACCCCCTCGCCCCGGGCGTACGGCTGCGGCCCGCGGCGCCCGGTGACGCCCGGTCCATGGCCGGGGCCCTGACCCGCAGCCGCGCCCATATGCGTCCCTGGGAACCGGTACGACCGGAGGCTTACTACACCGAGCAGGGGCAGCGGGACCGCCTGGCCGGCCTGCTGGCGGAACGCGCCGCCGGACGTGGCATGCCCTGGGTGCTGGCCGACGACGAGGACCTGGTCGTCGGCGGTTTCACCCTGTCCAACATCACGTTCGGCGCCTTCCACAGCGCCACGCTCGGCTACTGGGTCGACGTCGACCACGCGGGCCGGGGGCTGGCGACGGCCGCCGTACGGCGGATCTGCGAGACGGCCAGGGACGGGCTGGGCCTGCACCGGCTGGAGGCGGGCACGGTCCTCACCAACACGGCGTCACAGCGGGTCCTCGCCAAGACCGGCTTCGAGGAGATCGGTACGGCCCGGAGCTATCTGCACATCGCGGGGGAGTGGGCCGACCACCGGCTGTTCCAGCGCATCCTGCACGACGCGCCGTTGACGGGATGA
- the ftsE gene encoding cell division ATP-binding protein FtsE, with protein MIRFDNVSKTYPKQSRPALRDVSLDIEKGEFVFLVGSSGSGKSTFMRLILREERASQGMVHVLGKDLARLSNWKVPHMRRQLGTVFQDFRLLPNKTVAQNVAFAQEVIGKPRGEIRKAVPQVLDLVGLGGKEDRMPGELSGGEQQRVAIARAFVNRPMLLIADEPTGNLDPQTSVGIMKLLDRINRTGTTVIMATHDQNIVDQMRKRVIELEQGRLVRDQARGVYGYQH; from the coding sequence GTGATCCGATTCGACAACGTCTCCAAGACCTACCCGAAGCAGAGCCGTCCAGCTCTCAGGGATGTCTCCCTCGACATCGAGAAGGGTGAGTTCGTCTTCCTGGTGGGCTCGTCCGGCTCCGGCAAGTCCACCTTCATGCGACTGATCCTCCGCGAGGAGCGCGCCAGCCAGGGCATGGTGCACGTGCTCGGCAAGGACCTCGCGCGCCTGTCCAACTGGAAGGTGCCGCACATGCGCCGCCAGCTGGGCACGGTCTTCCAGGACTTCCGGCTCCTCCCCAACAAGACCGTCGCGCAGAACGTGGCCTTCGCGCAGGAGGTCATCGGCAAACCGCGCGGTGAGATCCGCAAGGCCGTACCGCAGGTCCTCGATCTCGTCGGTCTCGGCGGCAAGGAGGACCGGATGCCGGGCGAGCTGTCCGGTGGTGAGCAGCAGCGCGTGGCGATCGCGCGGGCGTTCGTGAACCGTCCCATGCTGCTGATCGCGGACGAGCCGACCGGCAACCTCGACCCGCAGACCTCGGTGGGCATCATGAAGCTGCTGGACCGGATCAACAGGACCGGGACCACCGTCATCATGGCGACCCACGACCAGAACATCGTCGACCAGATGCGCAAGCGCGTCATCGAGCTCGAGCAAGGCCGTCTCGTACGTGACCAGGCCCGCGGCGTCTACGGCTACCAGCACTGA
- a CDS encoding S41 family peptidase, whose protein sequence is MSGPLVRSGSRGLCRGAALTLVFASVLVTAAATGSLPGGEADPSARGVTHGSGGPAGPDGPELRSRSVSSTVDRDDVADAAAEAVADGKSGTEAAEEVVSRSGDRWGAVYDQREYEEFEQALDGSYTGVGLSARRAADGRVAVAGVRTGGPADAAGVRGGDLIRTVDGRPVDGRPVSEVVALLRGDDRDAVPGSAVVLGLQRGDRRWSVTPRRTRLSTEPVTVRRLAERKAATVSGAGTPAVLIKVGSFTRGAGAKVRDAVREAPSGDGILLDLRGNAGGLVGEAVTAASAFLDGGLVATYDVRGEQRALYADPGGDTDRPVVVLVDGGTMSAAELLTGALQDRGRAVTVGSRTFGKGSVQMPSKLPGGSVAELTVGHYRTPGGRSVDEKGITPDVTVTEGAQQRAETVLSGLGGGS, encoded by the coding sequence ATGTCAGGCCCCTTGGTTCGCTCCGGGTCCCGCGGTCTGTGCCGCGGGGCGGCCCTGACCTTGGTCTTCGCGAGTGTTCTCGTCACCGCCGCCGCCACCGGTTCGCTGCCGGGCGGCGAGGCCGATCCCTCGGCGAGGGGCGTCACGCACGGCTCCGGCGGTCCGGCGGGTCCGGACGGGCCGGAGCTGAGGAGCCGGTCCGTCTCCTCCACCGTCGACCGTGACGACGTGGCGGACGCCGCCGCCGAGGCGGTCGCCGACGGCAAGTCCGGTACGGAGGCGGCCGAGGAGGTCGTCAGCCGCAGCGGGGACCGCTGGGGCGCGGTGTACGACCAGCGGGAGTACGAGGAGTTCGAGCAGGCCCTGGACGGCTCGTACACGGGCGTCGGCCTGTCCGCGAGACGCGCGGCGGACGGCCGGGTCGCGGTGGCGGGCGTGCGTACGGGCGGACCGGCCGACGCGGCCGGGGTCCGCGGGGGCGATCTGATCCGTACCGTCGACGGACGCCCGGTCGACGGGCGTCCCGTGTCCGAGGTCGTGGCCCTGCTGCGCGGCGACGACCGCGACGCGGTTCCCGGGAGCGCCGTCGTCCTCGGGCTCCAGCGGGGCGACCGCCGCTGGTCCGTGACACCGCGCAGGACGCGGCTCAGCACCGAGCCGGTGACGGTACGGCGGTTGGCCGAGCGGAAGGCCGCCACTGTGTCCGGGGCCGGTACTCCGGCGGTGCTGATCAAGGTCGGCTCGTTCACCAGGGGCGCGGGGGCCAAGGTGCGGGACGCGGTCCGGGAGGCGCCGTCCGGTGACGGCATCCTGCTGGATCTGCGCGGCAACGCGGGCGGTCTGGTCGGCGAGGCCGTCACCGCCGCCTCCGCCTTCCTGGACGGCGGGCTGGTCGCCACCTATGACGTACGGGGTGAGCAGCGCGCCCTGTACGCCGATCCCGGCGGTGACACGGACCGTCCGGTGGTCGTGCTCGTCGACGGCGGCACGATGAGCGCGGCTGAGCTGCTGACGGGCGCCCTCCAGGACCGGGGGCGGGCCGTCACCGTCGGTTCGCGGACCTTCGGCAAGGGTTCGGTGCAGATGCCGAGCAAGCTGCCGGGCGGTTCGGTCGCCGAGCTGACCGTCGGCCACTACCGCACCCCGGGCGGTCGCAGCGTCGACGAGAAGGGCATCACGCCCGACGTCACGGTCACCGAGGGGGCCCAGCAGCGGGCCGAAACGGTATTGAGTGGCCTCGGGGGTGGGTCGTAG
- the ftsX gene encoding permease-like cell division protein FtsX produces MRAQFVLSEIGVGLRRNLTMTFAVVVSVALSLALFGGALLLREQVSTMKDYWYDKVNVSIFLCSKTDAATVAKCAKGAVTPQQKKEIEADLNKMDAVQKVTYESADEAYKHYQEDFGDSPMAGDITPDQLQESFRVKLDDPKKYKVVATAFAGRDGVQSVQDQRGILDNLFGLMNGMNVAALFLMGLMLVIALMLIVNTVRVSAFSRRRETGIMRLVGASGFYIQMPFIMEAAFAGMIGGVLACGMLLAGRYFLIDAGLQLDQKLTLIDFIGWDAVLTKLPLVLAIGLLMPAVAALFALRKYLKV; encoded by the coding sequence ATGCGCGCCCAGTTCGTCCTGTCGGAGATCGGCGTCGGCCTCCGTCGGAATCTCACGATGACCTTCGCCGTCGTCGTCTCCGTCGCCCTCTCGCTCGCCCTGTTCGGCGGCGCGCTGCTGCTGCGCGAGCAGGTCAGCACGATGAAGGACTACTGGTACGACAAGGTCAACGTCTCGATCTTCCTGTGCAGCAAGACGGACGCGGCGACCGTGGCCAAGTGCGCCAAGGGGGCCGTCACTCCGCAGCAGAAGAAGGAGATCGAGGCCGACCTCAACAAGATGGACGCCGTCCAGAAGGTGACCTACGAGTCGGCGGACGAGGCGTACAAGCACTACCAGGAGGACTTCGGCGACTCCCCGATGGCCGGGGACATCACGCCGGACCAGCTCCAGGAGTCGTTCCGGGTCAAGCTCGACGACCCCAAGAAGTACAAGGTCGTCGCGACCGCGTTCGCCGGCCGTGACGGGGTGCAGTCCGTCCAGGACCAGAGAGGCATCCTCGACAACCTCTTCGGGCTGATGAACGGCATGAACGTCGCCGCGCTCTTCCTGATGGGGCTGATGCTCGTCATCGCGCTGATGCTGATCGTGAACACCGTTCGCGTATCGGCGTTCAGCCGCCGCAGGGAGACGGGCATCATGCGGCTCGTGGGCGCCTCCGGCTTCTACATCCAGATGCCGTTCATCATGGAGGCGGCCTTCGCCGGGATGATCGGCGGTGTGCTGGCCTGCGGAATGCTGCTGGCGGGCCGGTACTTCCTGATCGACGCGGGTCTCCAGCTCGATCAGAAGCTGACCTTGATCGACTTCATCGGCTGGGACGCGGTCCTCACCAAACTGCCGCTGGTACTGGCGATCGGGCTGCTGATGCCCGCCGTGGCCGCGCTGTTCGCGCTCCGCAAGTACCTCAAGGTGTGA
- a CDS encoding acyltransferase: MTATATEPAPEPPEAPAPPKKGGRDRYLDLLRAVALVRVVVFHLFGWAWLTVLFPSMGVMFALAGSLMARSLARPAWGVIRGRMRRLLPPMWAFSLCVVPVMFALSWKPVRGEGIWWFIKLGCYIFPVGSPPYPWENGSEGGFLEQSWADQAAGPLWYIRAYLWFVLASPLLLKAFRKLPWATLLAPVALTAVIGTGVVTIPGATGEAVGDFAVFGACWILGFAHNDGLLKKIPRYISVSSAAIMMAFGLWWASGHLTEEGWNLDEIPLAQATWSLGFCVILLQYAPSWQKLPGRLAAWDSLVTLANNRAVTIYLWHNLLFMGTSLIIDQLWSVPWVGDHLGTYIDASGNVLMLILIWPLIGMAILLFGWVEDVAAKRRPRLWPNGTSGKAAVATAKV; the protein is encoded by the coding sequence ATGACCGCCACCGCGACGGAGCCCGCTCCCGAGCCGCCCGAGGCCCCGGCCCCGCCCAAGAAGGGCGGCCGTGACCGCTATCTCGACCTGCTGCGCGCCGTCGCACTGGTCCGTGTCGTCGTCTTCCACCTGTTCGGCTGGGCCTGGCTGACGGTCCTCTTCCCGTCCATGGGCGTGATGTTCGCGCTGGCCGGTTCGCTGATGGCCCGCTCGCTGGCCCGTCCGGCGTGGGGCGTCATCCGTGGCCGTATGCGGCGACTGCTGCCCCCCATGTGGGCGTTCTCGCTGTGCGTGGTGCCGGTCATGTTCGCGCTGAGCTGGAAACCGGTCCGGGGGGAGGGGATCTGGTGGTTCATCAAGCTGGGCTGCTACATCTTCCCGGTCGGCTCGCCCCCGTACCCCTGGGAGAACGGTTCCGAGGGCGGCTTCCTGGAGCAGAGCTGGGCCGACCAGGCCGCCGGCCCGCTCTGGTACATCCGGGCCTATCTGTGGTTCGTCCTCGCTTCGCCCCTGCTGCTGAAGGCGTTCCGCAAGCTGCCCTGGGCGACGCTGCTCGCCCCGGTCGCGCTGACCGCCGTGATCGGCACAGGCGTCGTCACGATCCCCGGTGCGACGGGTGAGGCCGTCGGCGACTTCGCGGTGTTCGGCGCCTGCTGGATTCTGGGCTTCGCGCACAACGACGGGCTGCTGAAGAAGATCCCGCGCTACATCTCGGTCTCCTCCGCCGCGATCATGATGGCGTTCGGTCTGTGGTGGGCGTCCGGCCACCTCACCGAAGAGGGCTGGAACCTCGACGAGATCCCGCTCGCCCAGGCCACCTGGTCACTCGGCTTCTGCGTGATCCTGCTCCAGTACGCGCCGTCCTGGCAGAAGCTGCCCGGCAGGCTCGCGGCCTGGGACAGCCTGGTCACGCTGGCCAACAACCGGGCCGTGACGATCTACCTCTGGCACAACCTGCTGTTCATGGGGACGAGCCTGATCATCGACCAGCTGTGGAGCGTGCCCTGGGTCGGGGACCACCTCGGTACGTACATCGACGCGTCGGGCAATGTGCTCATGCTGATCCTGATCTGGCCGCTGATAGGAATGGCGATCCTCCTGTTCGGATGGGTCGAGGACGTCGCGGCCAAGCGCAGGCCCCGGCTGTGGCCGAACGGCACTTCCGGGAAGGCCGCCGTCGCGACGGCCAAGGTCTGA
- a CDS encoding glycosyltransferase: MTPPAPRGKSNRKKPRQRRRLPMRYLLPALLLVALLAMLMLRGYVHSEILADYRVQPPAATDTVPQKIMEGGPVIDARAKDDPKSLRIPDHKIVLTFDDGPDPEWTPKVLDELKEHDAHGVFFVTGTMASRYPDLVKRMVDEGHEVGLHTFNHPDLSYQSTDRIDWELSQNQLVLAGAAGIRTSLFRPPYSSFADAMDDKSWPVTQYVGSRGYLTVVNNTDSEDWKRPGVHSIIKRATPKGGKGAIILMHDSGGDRSQTVAALGKFLPRMQERGYTFDNLTTALGAPSAHTPVTGFALVKGKAFVYAVDVSEHITGVMVAGLAVIGVLVFSRFGLMLLLSFLHARKVRKRNFRWGEPFTRPVSVLVPAYNERKCIEATVRSLMSSDHPIEVIVIDDGSTDGTADLVEALRLPNVRVVRQRNGGKPAALNNGIAHARYDVVVMMDGDTVFEPSTVRELVQPFGDPRVGAVAGNAKVGNRDSLIGAWQHIEYVMGFNLDRRMYDILGCMPTIPGAVGAFRRQALDRVGGMSEDTLAEDTDVTMALHRDGWRVVYAENARAWTEAPESVQQLWSQRYRWSYGTMQAIWKHRRSLIERGPSGRFGRVGLPFVSLFMVVAPLLAPLIDVFLLYGLVFGPTQKTVVAWLGVLVVQGICAAYAFRLDKERMTHLISLPLQQILYRQLMYVVLLNSWITALTGGRLRWQKLRRTGALDASGSVPNQLRAGSNDRRPVA; the protein is encoded by the coding sequence ATGACACCCCCCGCCCCGCGGGGCAAGAGCAACCGTAAGAAGCCGAGGCAGCGCCGTAGGCTCCCCATGCGTTACCTGCTCCCCGCCCTGCTCCTTGTCGCCCTGCTCGCGATGCTGATGCTGCGCGGGTACGTGCACAGCGAGATCCTCGCCGACTACCGCGTCCAGCCTCCGGCGGCCACCGACACGGTCCCCCAGAAGATCATGGAGGGCGGCCCCGTCATCGACGCGCGGGCCAAGGACGATCCCAAGTCGCTGCGGATACCCGACCACAAGATCGTCCTCACCTTCGACGACGGGCCGGACCCCGAGTGGACGCCGAAGGTCCTCGACGAGCTGAAGGAGCACGACGCGCACGGCGTCTTCTTCGTCACCGGCACCATGGCCTCGCGCTACCCCGACCTGGTCAAGCGGATGGTCGACGAGGGGCACGAGGTCGGGCTGCACACCTTCAACCACCCGGACCTCTCGTACCAGTCCACCGACCGCATCGACTGGGAACTCTCCCAGAACCAGCTGGTGCTGGCGGGCGCGGCCGGTATCCGTACCTCCCTGTTCCGCCCGCCGTACTCCTCGTTCGCCGACGCCATGGACGACAAGTCCTGGCCGGTCACGCAGTACGTCGGCAGCCGCGGCTACCTCACCGTCGTCAACAACACCGACAGTGAGGACTGGAAGCGCCCCGGGGTCCACTCCATCATCAAGCGGGCCACGCCCAAGGGCGGCAAGGGCGCCATCATCCTGATGCACGACTCGGGTGGTGACCGGTCCCAGACCGTGGCCGCGCTCGGGAAGTTCCTGCCGCGGATGCAGGAGCGGGGCTACACCTTCGACAACCTGACGACGGCTCTCGGCGCACCGAGCGCCCACACCCCGGTCACCGGCTTCGCGCTGGTGAAGGGCAAGGCGTTCGTCTACGCCGTCGACGTCTCGGAGCACATCACCGGCGTCATGGTCGCCGGTCTCGCCGTCATCGGCGTGCTGGTCTTCTCCCGCTTCGGGCTGATGCTGCTGCTGTCCTTCCTGCACGCCAGGAAGGTGCGGAAACGAAACTTCCGCTGGGGCGAGCCGTTCACCCGACCGGTCTCGGTGCTGGTGCCCGCGTACAACGAACGCAAGTGCATCGAGGCCACCGTCCGCTCGCTGATGTCCAGCGACCACCCCATCGAAGTGATCGTCATCGACGACGGTTCGACGGACGGCACGGCGGACCTCGTGGAGGCGCTGCGACTGCCGAACGTACGCGTGGTGCGGCAGCGCAACGGCGGGAAGCCCGCGGCCCTCAACAACGGCATCGCGCACGCCCGGTACGACGTCGTGGTGATGATGGACGGCGACACCGTCTTCGAACCGTCCACCGTCCGCGAGCTGGTGCAGCCCTTCGGTGACCCGAGGGTCGGGGCCGTCGCGGGCAACGCCAAGGTCGGCAACCGCGACTCGCTCATCGGCGCCTGGCAGCACATCGAGTACGTGATGGGCTTCAACCTCGACCGCCGGATGTACGACATCCTCGGCTGCATGCCCACGATCCCGGGCGCCGTCGGCGCGTTCCGCCGGCAGGCGCTGGACCGGGTCGGCGGCATGAGCGAGGACACCCTCGCCGAGGACACCGACGTCACCATGGCCCTGCACCGCGACGGCTGGCGCGTGGTCTACGCGGAGAACGCCCGCGCCTGGACCGAGGCGCCGGAGTCCGTGCAGCAGCTGTGGTCGCAGCGCTACCGGTGGTCGTACGGCACCATGCAGGCGATCTGGAAGCACCGCAGATCACTCATCGAGCGCGGCCCCTCCGGCCGGTTCGGGCGGGTCGGACTGCCCTTCGTCTCCCTGTTCATGGTCGTGGCACCGCTGCTCGCGCCCCTCATCGACGTCTTCCTGCTGTACGGGCTGGTCTTCGGCCCCACCCAGAAGACGGTCGTCGCCTGGCTCGGCGTCCTCGTGGTGCAGGGCATCTGCGCGGCGTACGCCTTCCGGCTCGACAAGGAACGCATGACCCATCTCATCTCGCTGCCCCTCCAGCAGATCCTCTACCGGCAGCTCATGTACGTGGTGCTGCTCAACTCCTGGATCACCGCGCTCACCGGCGGCCGGCTGCGCTGGCAGAAGCTGCGCCGCACGGGAGCGCTGGACGCCTCCGGCTCGGTACCGAACCAGTTGAGGGCCGGCAGCAACGACCGGAGGCCCGTCGCGTGA
- the prfB gene encoding peptide chain release factor 2 codes for MAVVDVSEELKSLSSTMGSIEAVLDLDGLRADIAALEEQAAAPSLWDDPEAAQKITSKLSHLQAEVRKAEGLRGRIDDLEVLFELAQDEGDADALAEAESELESVKKALDEMEVRTLLSGEYDSREALVNIRAEAGGVDAADFAEKLQRMYLRWAERHGYRTEVYETSYAEEAGIKSTTFAVQIPYAYGTLSVEQGTHRLVRISPFDNQGRRQTSFAGVEVLPVVEQTDHIEIDESELRVDVYRSSGPGGQGVNTTDSAVRLTHLPTGIVVSCQNERSQIQNKATAMNVLQAKLLERRRQEEQEKMNALKGDGGNSWGNQMRSYVVHPYQMVKDLRTEFEVGNPEAVFNGEIDGFLEAGIRWRKQQEK; via the coding sequence GTGGCAGTCGTCGATGTATCCGAAGAGCTGAAGTCCCTCTCCTCGACCATGGGGTCGATCGAGGCCGTCCTCGACCTGGACGGGCTGAGGGCCGATATCGCCGCGCTTGAGGAGCAGGCGGCAGCGCCCTCCCTCTGGGACGATCCAGAGGCGGCACAGAAGATCACCAGCAAGCTGTCGCACCTCCAGGCCGAGGTCCGCAAGGCGGAGGGGCTGCGCGGCCGGATCGACGATCTTGAGGTCCTGTTCGAGCTGGCCCAGGACGAGGGCGACGCCGACGCGCTCGCCGAGGCCGAGTCGGAGCTGGAGTCCGTCAAGAAGGCGCTGGACGAGATGGAGGTCCGTACGCTCCTCTCCGGCGAGTACGACTCCCGTGAGGCGCTCGTCAACATCCGGGCCGAGGCGGGCGGCGTGGACGCCGCGGACTTCGCCGAGAAGCTGCAGCGCATGTATCTCCGCTGGGCCGAGCGGCACGGCTACAGGACCGAGGTCTACGAGACGTCGTACGCCGAGGAGGCCGGCATCAAGTCGACCACCTTCGCCGTCCAGATCCCGTACGCCTACGGCACGCTCTCCGTCGAGCAGGGCACCCACCGGCTGGTCCGGATCTCGCCCTTCGACAACCAGGGCCGCCGCCAGACGTCGTTCGCGGGTGTGGAGGTGCTGCCGGTCGTCGAGCAGACCGACCACATCGAGATCGACGAGTCGGAGCTGCGCGTCGACGTGTACCGCTCCTCGGGGCCCGGCGGGCAGGGTGTCAACACCACGGACTCCGCGGTGCGGCTGACCCACCTCCCGACCGGCATCGTCGTCTCCTGTCAGAACGAGCGCTCGCAGATCCAGAACAAGGCGACCGCGATGAACGTCCTCCAGGCGAAGCTCCTTGAGCGGCGCCGCCAGGAGGAGCAGGAGAAGATGAACGCCCTCAAGGGCGACGGCGGCAACTCCTGGGGCAACCAGATGCGTTCGTACGTCGTGCACCCGTACCAGATGGTCAAGGACCTGCGTACGGAGTTCGAGGTCGGCAACCCGGAGGCGGTCTTCAACGGGGAGATCGACGGTTTCCTGGAGGCCGGCATCCGCTGGCGCAAGCAGCAGGAGAAGTAG
- the smpB gene encoding SsrA-binding protein SmpB, with amino-acid sequence MTKEKDTGRKLIAQNKKARHDYHILDTYECGLVLMGTEVKSLRMGRASLVDGFVQIDGHEAWLHNIHVPEYVQGTWTNHSAKRKRKLLLHRAEIDKLESKSQESGHTIVPLALYFRDGRVKIEIALAKGKKEYDKRQTLREQQDRRETERAISSVRRRQRG; translated from the coding sequence ATGACCAAGGAAAAGGACACCGGGCGCAAGCTCATCGCGCAGAACAAGAAGGCGCGGCACGACTACCACATCCTCGACACCTACGAGTGCGGCCTGGTGCTGATGGGCACCGAGGTCAAGTCGCTCCGAATGGGCCGGGCCTCGCTGGTCGACGGCTTCGTGCAGATCGACGGTCACGAGGCGTGGCTGCACAACATCCACGTCCCGGAGTACGTCCAGGGCACGTGGACCAACCACTCCGCCAAGCGCAAGCGCAAACTGCTGCTGCACCGGGCCGAGATCGACAAGCTGGAATCGAAGTCGCAGGAGTCGGGGCACACCATCGTCCCGCTCGCGCTGTACTTCAGGGACGGCCGGGTCAAGATCGAGATCGCGCTGGCGAAGGGCAAGAAGGAGTACGACAAGCGGCAGACGCTGCGGGAACAGCAGGACCGGCGCGAGACGGAACGCGCGATCTCGTCGGTACGGCGGCGTCAGCGCGGCTGA